A region of Methyloversatilis discipulorum DNA encodes the following proteins:
- a CDS encoding aminotransferase class V-fold PLP-dependent enzyme: MSGLLPNVDPEGLLEYSVVYTDRALNHMSAAFQGVMKDISRVLKQVYNAKLAVVVPGSGTFGMEAVARQFATDQKVMVIRNGWFSFRWTQIFDMGRIPSEQIVLKARQPEPGSQKAFAPAPVKEVVAAILEQKPAVVFAPQVETSAGMLLPDDYLREVAAAVREVDGLFVVDAIAAGTLWVDMGALGIDIVVSAPQKGWSGSPCAGLVMLGERARARIDGTTSTSYAADLKKWLQIMEAYENGGHAYHATLPTDALTKLRDVMLETERYGFDKVKANQIELGRQIRALLEAKGFDSVAAEGFKAPCVVVSYTSDPDIQSGKKFSAQGLQIAAGVPLQVDEPADFRTFRVGLFGLDKLQNVERTVQSFKAALDKVAG, translated from the coding sequence GTGTCCGGCCTTCTGCCCAATGTCGATCCCGAAGGACTGCTCGAATATTCGGTCGTCTATACCGACCGCGCGCTGAACCACATGTCCGCCGCCTTCCAGGGCGTCATGAAGGACATTTCGCGCGTACTGAAGCAGGTCTACAACGCCAAATTGGCCGTCGTCGTGCCGGGCAGCGGCACCTTCGGCATGGAAGCCGTGGCGCGCCAGTTCGCCACCGACCAGAAGGTGATGGTGATCCGCAACGGCTGGTTCAGCTTCCGCTGGACGCAGATCTTCGACATGGGCCGCATCCCGTCGGAGCAGATCGTGCTGAAGGCGCGCCAGCCGGAGCCGGGTTCGCAGAAGGCGTTCGCGCCGGCGCCGGTCAAGGAAGTCGTCGCCGCCATCCTCGAACAGAAGCCCGCCGTGGTGTTCGCGCCGCAGGTCGAAACCTCGGCCGGCATGCTGCTGCCGGACGACTACCTGCGTGAAGTCGCCGCCGCGGTGCGCGAGGTCGATGGCCTGTTCGTGGTCGACGCCATCGCCGCCGGCACGCTGTGGGTGGACATGGGCGCGCTCGGCATCGACATCGTCGTGTCGGCTCCGCAGAAGGGCTGGAGCGGTTCGCCCTGCGCCGGTCTGGTCATGCTGGGGGAACGCGCCCGTGCGCGCATCGACGGCACCACCAGCACCAGCTACGCCGCCGACCTGAAGAAGTGGCTGCAGATCATGGAAGCCTACGAGAACGGCGGCCACGCCTATCACGCGACGCTGCCGACCGACGCGCTGACCAAGCTGCGCGACGTGATGCTGGAAACCGAGCGCTACGGCTTCGACAAAGTGAAGGCCAACCAGATCGAACTGGGCCGCCAGATCCGTGCGCTGCTGGAAGCCAAGGGCTTCGACAGCGTTGCCGCCGAAGGCTTCAAGGCGCCCTGCGTGGTGGTGAGCTACACCAGCGATCCGGATATCCAGTCGGGCAAGAAGTTTTCCGCCCAGGGCCTGCAGATCGCCGCCGGCGTGCCGCTGCAGGTGGACGAACCGGCCGACTTCCGCACCTTCCGCGTCGGCCTGTTCGGTCTGGACAAACTGCAGAACGTCGAGCGCACCGTGCAGAGTTTCAAGGCGGCGCTGGACAAGGTCGCCGGCTGA
- a CDS encoding IS110 family RNA-guided transposase has translation MCFGIDISKHWLDIAEHPSAQVTRIDNTAAAIRGWLRTLPKGSQRIACESTGTYHRTLVELLIGAGHQVFLIDGFKLSRYRDTVGQRAKTDRHDARLIARYLAHEGTDLRPFSLPAPAVTALRSLLRRRATVVRSLGRIRQSMEDLPGFGREVRVALARLTALIKRFEQRIASLINESGWTEPYRRILKIEGVGALTAAGLCAAFHRAPFSGADAFIAFLGLDVSVRDSGKKTGRRALSKKGDSEMRRLLYNAAMAASRSSTWQPFYQRMLERGFSRTQALVALARKLARVAFSLMKNAADYVPKQHENACGGT, from the coding sequence GTGTGCTTTGGCATCGATATCTCCAAGCACTGGCTGGACATCGCCGAGCACCCCAGCGCGCAGGTGACGCGCATCGACAACACGGCTGCGGCCATCCGCGGCTGGTTGCGTACGCTACCGAAAGGCAGCCAGCGCATCGCCTGCGAATCGACCGGCACCTATCACCGCACGCTCGTCGAGCTGCTCATCGGCGCCGGACATCAGGTGTTTCTGATCGACGGCTTCAAGCTGTCCCGGTACCGCGACACCGTGGGCCAGCGCGCCAAGACCGATCGGCACGACGCACGCCTAATCGCCCGCTACCTCGCGCACGAGGGCACGGATCTGCGCCCGTTCTCGCTCCCGGCGCCCGCGGTCACCGCGCTGCGCAGCCTGCTGCGTCGGCGCGCAACCGTAGTGCGCAGCCTGGGTCGCATCCGTCAGAGCATGGAAGATCTGCCCGGCTTTGGTCGCGAAGTGCGCGTGGCCCTGGCGCGGCTCACCGCATTGATCAAACGGTTCGAACAGCGCATCGCCTCGCTGATCAACGAAAGCGGATGGACGGAGCCGTACCGGCGCATCCTGAAGATCGAAGGTGTTGGCGCGCTGACCGCCGCTGGCCTGTGCGCGGCCTTCCATCGCGCTCCCTTCAGCGGCGCGGACGCCTTCATCGCCTTCCTCGGCCTGGACGTCAGCGTGCGCGATTCGGGCAAGAAGACCGGACGCCGAGCGCTGAGCAAGAAGGGCGATTCGGAGATGCGTCGCCTGCTCTACAACGCCGCCATGGCGGCCAGCCGGTCCTCGACCTGGCAGCCCTTCTACCAGCGCATGCTCGAGCGCGGATTCAGCCGCACCCAGGCGCTCGTTGCGCTGGCCCGAAAGCTCGCGCGCGTTGCCTTCTCACTGATGAAGAACGCTGCCGACTATGTCCCGAAACAGCATGAAAACGCTTGCGGCGGAACATAG
- a CDS encoding form I ribulose bisphosphate carboxylase large subunit, whose translation MGDMNTPQQITDAKKRYSAGVLKYAQMGYWDGDYQPKDTDILALFRITPQDGVDPIEAAAAVAGESSTATWTVVWTDRLTACDMYRAKAYRVDPVPNTPGQYFCYVAYDLSLFEEGSIANVTASIIGNVFSFKPLKAARLEDMKFPVSYVKTFSGPPTGIVVERERLDKFGRPLLGATTKPKLGLSGRNYGRVVYEGLKGGLDFMKDDENINSQPFMHWRDRFLFVMDAVNKASAATGEVKGSYLNVTAGTMEEMYRRAEFAKELGSVIVMVDLVVGWTAIQSMSHWCRQNDMVLHMHRAGHGTYTRQKNHGVSFRVIAKWLRLAGVDHLHTGTAVGKLEGDPLTVQGYYNVCRDTHTKVDLPRGIFFDQDWGALRKVMPVASGGIHAGQMHQLLDLFGDDVVLQFGGGTIGHPQGIQAGATANRVALEAMVLARNEGRDIKAEGPQILRDAAKWCTPLAAALDTWGDITFNYTSTDTSDFVPTPSVV comes from the coding sequence ATGGGCGACATGAACACGCCGCAGCAGATCACCGACGCCAAGAAGCGCTATTCGGCCGGCGTCCTGAAATACGCGCAGATGGGCTACTGGGACGGCGATTACCAGCCGAAGGACACGGACATCCTGGCGCTGTTCCGGATCACGCCGCAGGACGGCGTGGACCCGATCGAAGCCGCCGCCGCCGTGGCCGGCGAGTCGAGCACCGCGACCTGGACCGTGGTGTGGACCGATCGCCTGACCGCCTGCGACATGTACCGCGCCAAGGCCTACCGGGTCGATCCGGTGCCCAACACCCCGGGTCAGTACTTCTGTTACGTCGCCTACGACCTGTCGCTGTTCGAGGAAGGGTCGATCGCCAACGTGACCGCCTCCATCATCGGCAACGTGTTCTCGTTCAAGCCGCTGAAGGCCGCCCGGCTGGAGGACATGAAGTTCCCGGTCTCGTACGTGAAGACCTTCTCCGGCCCGCCGACCGGCATCGTGGTCGAGCGCGAGCGCCTGGACAAGTTTGGTCGCCCGCTGCTGGGCGCCACCACCAAGCCCAAGCTGGGTCTGTCCGGCCGCAACTACGGTCGCGTGGTGTACGAAGGCCTGAAGGGCGGTCTCGATTTCATGAAGGACGACGAGAACATCAACTCGCAGCCCTTCATGCACTGGCGCGACCGCTTCCTGTTCGTGATGGACGCGGTGAACAAGGCCTCCGCCGCGACCGGCGAGGTGAAAGGTTCCTACCTGAACGTCACCGCCGGCACGATGGAAGAGATGTACCGGCGCGCCGAATTCGCGAAGGAACTGGGCTCGGTCATCGTCATGGTTGACCTGGTGGTGGGCTGGACCGCCATCCAGTCGATGTCGCACTGGTGCCGCCAGAACGACATGGTGCTGCACATGCACCGCGCCGGTCACGGCACCTACACGCGGCAGAAGAACCACGGCGTCAGCTTCCGCGTCATCGCCAAGTGGCTGCGTCTGGCCGGCGTCGACCACCTGCACACCGGCACCGCCGTGGGCAAGCTGGAAGGCGATCCGCTCACCGTGCAGGGTTACTACAACGTGTGCCGCGACACCCACACCAAGGTCGACCTGCCGCGCGGCATCTTCTTCGACCAGGACTGGGGCGCGCTGCGCAAGGTGATGCCGGTGGCCTCCGGCGGCATCCACGCCGGCCAGATGCACCAGTTGCTGGACCTGTTCGGCGATGACGTCGTGCTGCAGTTCGGCGGCGGCACCATCGGTCATCCGCAGGGCATCCAGGCCGGTGCGACCGCCAACCGCGTGGCGCTGGAAGCGATGGTGCTGGCGCGCAACGAAGGCCGCGACATCAAGGCCGAAGGCCCGCAGATCCTGCGCGAC
- a CDS encoding LysR family transcriptional regulator, which produces MLKNATLRQLSALHAVARLGSVSRAASEIHLTQPAVSIQLKLLEESAGTPLLEREGRGIRLTGAGELMAEYAARILDLWREVGDEMAAYRGVVSRRLRIGVVTTAEYLVPRMLVVFAREQPNVEVKLKVGNRDEIVRLLTMQEVDLVIMGRPPKDLKTVATPFARHTMAFVAAPTHPLMARKRLVLRDLAKEDLLVRERGSGTRTTLEQLFREADLSLRIGSELSSNEAIKQMCAAGFGLAFMSQHICRHELESGELALLPVAGNPIEREWYVIRLASRQLTRIGQEFERFLIDHGQQHVQDQLSRAPGLAMQVCAAGAGADLPPLSG; this is translated from the coding sequence ATGCTCAAGAACGCCACGCTACGCCAGCTTTCAGCGCTGCACGCGGTCGCCCGTCTGGGCAGCGTGTCGCGCGCGGCCAGCGAAATCCACCTGACCCAGCCCGCGGTGTCGATACAGCTCAAGCTGCTGGAAGAATCCGCCGGCACGCCGCTGCTGGAACGCGAGGGGCGTGGCATCCGCCTGACCGGCGCCGGCGAGCTGATGGCCGAGTACGCTGCGCGCATCCTCGACCTGTGGCGAGAGGTGGGCGACGAAATGGCGGCCTATCGCGGCGTGGTGTCGCGCCGCTTGCGCATCGGCGTGGTCACCACCGCCGAATACCTGGTGCCGCGCATGCTCGTCGTGTTTGCGCGCGAACAGCCGAATGTCGAGGTGAAGCTCAAGGTGGGCAACCGCGACGAGATCGTGCGCCTGCTCACGATGCAGGAGGTCGATCTGGTCATCATGGGTCGGCCGCCGAAGGACCTGAAAACGGTGGCCACGCCCTTCGCCCGCCACACCATGGCCTTCGTCGCCGCACCGACCCACCCGCTGATGGCGCGCAAGCGGCTGGTGCTGCGCGATCTGGCGAAAGAGGATCTGCTGGTGCGCGAACGCGGCTCCGGCACCCGCACTACGCTGGAGCAGCTGTTCCGCGAGGCGGATCTGAGTCTGCGCATCGGTTCCGAGCTGTCGAGCAACGAGGCGATCAAGCAGATGTGTGCCGCCGGCTTCGGCCTCGCCTTCATGTCGCAGCACATCTGCCGGCACGAACTGGAATCGGGCGAACTGGCGCTGCTGCCGGTGGCCGGCAACCCGATAGAACGCGAGTGGTATGTGATCCGGCTGGCGTCGCGCCAGCTCACCCGCATCGGCCAGGAATTCGAGCGCTTCCTGATCGACCACGGCCAGCAGCACGTGCAGGACCAGCTTTCCCGCGCACCGGGACTGGCGATGCAGGTGTGTGCGGCAGGTGCCGGGGCGGACCTTCCGCCTCTGTCGGGCTAG